The Daucus carota subsp. sativus chromosome 7, DH1 v3.0, whole genome shotgun sequence genome window below encodes:
- the LOC108194815 gene encoding uncharacterized protein LOC108194815: MTNLAKLEFVALDVSGNNYLSWVLDAELHLSANGLKDTIDPEKIPTVEQNAKAIIFLRHHIHEDLKSEYLTIKNPLTLWNNLKDRFDHQKLVHLPSARYDWINLRLQDFKSVAEYNSALFKISSKLILCGENITNAEMIEKTLSTFHPNTMILAQQYRERNFQKYGELISLLLVAEKNNELLLKNHQIRPTGSAQLPEVHNTSFLKNERGKGHRGGRGYGRNRGRGNFRGRFRNQYHSGHLKWQRDGYNSGHQKWQRDGYNKCQREVPNKGKAPQEGEKRDICHRCGTEGHWQRTCRTPKHLVDLYESFKKNTGKRVETNFANYNLVKEPVNKTSNEIDTGANLYYGLDD, from the coding sequence ATGACGAATCTTGCAAAATTAGAGTTCGTTGCCTTGGATGTCTCTGGAAATAATTATCTATCATGGGTCCTTGATGCGGAATTACACCTTAGTGCTAATGGCCTAAAAGATACTATTGACCCAGAAAAAATCCCAACCGTTGAACAAAATGCGAAAGCAATTATCTTTCTTAGACATCACATCCACGAAGACCTAAAATCTGAATACCTCACTATCAAAAATCCACTCACCctttggaataatcttaaagaTAGATTTGATCACCAGAAACTTGTTCACTTGCCATCCGCCCGATATGACTGGATTAATTTGAGGCTACAGGATTTTAAATCTGTAGCTGAATATAATTCAGCTCTTTTCAAGATAagctcaaaattaattttatgtggTGAAAATATTACCAATGCTGAAATGATTGAAAAGACCCTCTCAACCTTTCACCCCAACACTATGATCCTAGCTCAACAATATAGGGAGCGGAATTTTCAGAAATATGGTGAGCTGATATCTCTCCTTCTTGTGGCTGAAAAGAATAATGAGTTGCTATTGAAAAACCATCAGATACGTCCCACAGGCTCTGCCCAGTTACCTGAAGTACACAACACGTCATTCCTGAAGAATGAACGTGGGAAAGGGCATAGAGGAGGACGAGGTTATGGACGAAACCGTGGACGTGGAAATTTCCGTGGTCGGTTTCGCAATCAATATCATTCTGGTCACCTGAAGTGGCAACGAGATGGTTACAACTCTGGCCACCAGAAGTGGCAACGTGATGGTTACAACAAGTGCCAACGTGAAGTGCCAAATAAAGGAAAGGCACCCCAAGAAGGAGAGAAACGAGACATATGTCATAGGTGCGGAACTGAGGGACACTGGCAACGTACTTGTCGTACACCCAAACATCTTGTTGATCTCTACGAGTCATTCAAAAAGAATACTGGAAAGAGAGTGGAAACAAACTTTGCTAATTATAATCTAGTTAAGGAACCAGTCAACAAGACCTCAAATGAAATAGATACTGGTGCTAACCTTTATTATGGTTTAGACGACTAG
- the LOC108193737 gene encoding AUGMIN subunit 7: MAAKQMEEIQKKLGTKLNYPRANAPAQSLLFAGMERYALLEWLFFKLLGDKSPFSQQNLQGDGMDRDEETSRIQYLAEIAKFLGITSTVDTEAIQGRGSYEDRTEMLRLIVDLVEASIYADNPDWSVDEQVAKDIQLIDSIAEKQAQIFSEECKLFPADVQIQSIYPLPDISDLEKQLSDQSNRLSSLQEMVDDLASKHEYNPEEDYVEVELKLRKHLESFLETAKSFNVIYTKEIRPWTHMMEVPQLHGFGPAANRLLEAYKMLLKFLGNLRNLRDSHAAVAVGASETVGGEPTSVTRIISECEAALTYLNRDLSILSASIAREQGEETTY, encoded by the exons ATGGCGGCGAAGCAAATGGAGGAGATACAGAAGAAGTTGGGGACGAAATTGAATTATCCAAGGGCTAATGCTCCAGCTCAGTCTCTTCTCTTCGCCGGCATGGAGCGTTACGCTCTTCTCGAGTGGCTTTTCTTCAA GCTTTTAGGTGATAAGTCTCCGTTCTCGCAGCAGAATTTACAAGGCGATGGAATGGATCGTGATGAAGAAACCTCCCGTATTCAGT ATTTGGCCGAGATCGCAAAGTTTTTGGGTATCACCTCTACAGTAGATACAGAAGCAATTCAA GGGCGAGGGAGCTACGAAGATCGTACAGAAATGCTTCGCCTTATAGTGGATCTTGTTGAGGCTAGCATATATGCTGATAATCCTGACTGGAG TGTTGATGAACAGGTAGCAAAGGACATACAATTAATAGATTCTATTGCTGAAAAACAAGCTCAAATATTCTCAGAAGAGTGCAAGTTGTTTCCTGCAGATGTGCAGATCCAGTCAATATATCCATT GCCAGATATATCTGATCTGGAGAAACAATTATCAGATCAGTCCAATAGGCTTTCAAGCCTCCAAGAGATGGTTGATGACTTGGCATCCAAG CACGAATATAATCCTGAGGAGGATTATGTGGAGGTGGAATTGAAATTGCGGAAGCATTTGGAATCTTTTCTGGAAACTGCAAAATCCTTCAACGTCATTTACACCAAG GAAATTCGTCCATGGACACACATGATGGAGGTTCCACAATTGCATGGATTTGGACCAGCTGCCAATCGGCTCTTGGAGGCATACAAGATGCTTCTGAAG TTCCTAGGTAACTTGAGGAACCTTCGAGACTCCCATGCAGCTGTAGCAGTCGGAGCATCCGAGACAGTTGGCGGAGAGCCAACATCTGTAACAAGGATTATCTCGGAGTGTGAAGCTGCTTTGACATACTTGAATCGTGATCTCAGCATACTCTCGGCCTCCATTGCCCGGGAACAAGGAGAGGAAACCACATATTGA
- the LOC108193316 gene encoding pentatricopeptide repeat-containing protein At4g02750-like produces MIITHVKHKYNLVTTFIRNCSTINSLYYSNTKITSYFRCGDIDSAVQLFDKLPHKNLVTWNCMISGYVKNGKVSEARKVFDIMPHRNVVSWTAMLTGYVRFGDLEEARSLFDAIGSKNVVCWNAMLSGYVRCGRMREARELFDAMPVKVKNCVTWATMIEGCFYEGVVSEAEVLFDCVPERSVLVCNAMLAGYAEKGDVDAAYELFIRMPKCDVASWTSVIKCFLKKGELGRARGLFDDMPKKDIVVWTVMIRGYLDNNLIVEARRLFDDMPCRDVVTWNCMISGYVQNDMLSDALELFRDMPVRNIVSWNSILQGYVQQNDIVRAQNFFEKMPQKDRTSWNTMISGDQSEGAFVLYVLMLRTGLQPDQGTLSSIMSACGTFAVHGFGRAVHSSIVKIGYETDSMVTSTIISMYSKCGLINDSVSVFERMVNMDTVAWNAIIVAHAYAGSAIEALNLFCLMIQYGLKPDNVTFLGVLVACSHSGMVNEGLKYFVSMDRDWKLIPKAEHIACMIDLLGRSGYLFEAYELVKQIPVDVPTYTWEILLSSCRVHNNYALAERVMQKLSFLKRPNTGTGVLLSNIYAARGMWNDTENVRISMEHAGIKKELACSWIEMKGQIYRFVYRDKSHPQMENMKYELESLAVIMKEPSLKIH; encoded by the coding sequence ATGATTATTACGCACGTAAAACACAAGTATAATTTGGTGACAACATTTATTAGAAACTGCTCTACTATAAATTCATTATATTATTCCAACACAAAGATTACTAGTTATTTCAGATGCGGTGATATTGATTCTGCAGTtcaattgtttgataaattacCCCACAAGAATCTTGTCACTTGGAATTGTATGATTTCTGGGTATGTCAAGAATGGAAAGGTTTCTGAGGCTCGGAAGGTGTTTGATATAATGCCTCACAGAAATGTTGTTTCTTGGACTGCAATGTTAACTGGGTATGTGAGGTTTGGGGATTTAGAAGAGGCGCGTAGCTTGTTTGATGCTATTGGTAGCAAGAATGTTGTGTGCTGGAATGCAATGTTATCGGGGTATGTAAGGTGTGGGAGGATGAGAGAAGCTAGAGAACTTTTTGATGCAATGCCGGTAAAGGTAAAGAATTGCGTAACGTGGGCTACTATGATTGAAGGGTGTTTCTATGAAGGGGTTGTGAGTGAGGCTGAGGTTTTGTTTGATTGTGTTCCTGAGAGAAGTGTTTTGGTGTGTAATGCTATGTTGGCTGGTTATGCTGAAAAAGGCGATGTTGATGCTGCTTATGAGTTATTTATTAGGATGCCTAAATGTGATGTAGCGTCGTGGACGAGTGTGATAAAGTGTTTCCTGAAAAAAGGGGAATTGGGAAGAGCACGGGGATTGTTTGATGATATGCCTAAAAAGGATATTGTGGTTTGGACAGTTATGATAAGGGGTTATTTGGATAATAATCTCATTGTAGAGGCTCGTAGATTATTTGACGACATGCCTTGTCGAGACGTTGTTACGTGGAACTGTATGATCAGTGGTTATGTACAGAATGACATGTTGAGTGATGCTCTCGAGTTGTTCAGGGACATGCCAGTGCGAAATATAGTGTCATGGAATTCTATACTGCAAGGTTATGTGCAACAAAATGATATAGTTCGGGCACAAAATTTCTTTGAGAAGATGCCTCAAAAAGATAGAACTTCATGGAATACAATGATTTCTGGAGATCAAAGTGAGGGAGCTTTTGTTCTTTATGTCCTGATGTTGCGAACTGGACTTCAGCCTGATCAAGGGACACTATCCAGTATAATGTCTGCCTGTGGCACATTTGCAGTACATGGTTTTGGAAGAGCAGTACACTCTTCTATAGTTAAGATTGGATATGAAACTGATTCTATGGTCACAAGTACAATAATATCAATGTATTCAAAATGCGGTCTTATAAATGATAGCGTTTCAGTGTTTGAGAGAATGGTAAATATGGATACAGTAGCCTGGAATGCGATTATTGTGGCACACGCATATGCTGGCTCAGCTATTGAAGCCCTGAATCTCTTTTGTCTCATGATTCAGTATGGACTCAAGCCAGATAATGTCACATTCCTTGGTGTTTTGGTTGCTTGTTCTCATTCAGGTATGGTTAATGAGGGCTTGAAGTACTTTGTGTCTATGGATAGAGACTGGAAGCTGATCCCAAAGGCAGAACATATTGCTTGCATGATTGATCTTCTTGGAAGATCTGGATATCTGTTTGAAGCTTATGAGCTAGTCAAACAGATACCTGTTGATGTCCCAACATACACCTGGGAAATATTATTAAGTTCCTGTAGAGTTCATAACAATTATGCACTAGCTGAACGTGTAATGCAGAAGCTTTCTTTTCTGAAACGTCCAAATACAGGAACAGGTGTACTtttgtcaaatatttatgctGCAAGAGGGATGTGGAACGATACAGAAAACGTCAGAATTTCAATGGAACATGCTGGAATAAAGAAAGAATTAGCCTGCAGTTGGATTGAAATGAAAGGTCAGATTTATCGTTTTGTGTACAGGGACAAGTCTCATCCACAAATGGAGAACATGAAGTATGAATTGGAGTCTCTTGCAGTAATCATGAAGGAACCTAGCCTAAAAATCCACTGA
- the LOC108194069 gene encoding pentatricopeptide repeat-containing protein At4g38150: MMMFRVRKRSFILDSLARSFSTRGGDFVPNYSKDGARSSSTNQEGRRMPPDPIPNRPLRSEKPNHQRKTFNQGRGGADQGTFNQGRGGTGPTRMDSNKAGNAFNSRSPQQPSKPQAANLDFLEKFKLGFDKVENTSPPKIETNNNDQAMELSQPEDADEIFKKMKETGLIPNAVSMLHGLCQDGLVQEAMKLFSLMHEKGTIPEVIIYTAVIEGFCKAHKLDDAKRIFRKMQGNGITPNAITYGVLIQGLIKTKNLDDALQFSVEMLEAGHSPNLATFTGLVDCFCLEKGLEEAQNMIRMLKEKSFFFEDKAVREYLDKKGPFSQLVWDAILGKSC, translated from the coding sequence atgatgatgttcAGAGTTAGAAAAAGGTCTTTCATCCTGGATTCTCTAGCACGCTCCTTTAGCACACGCGGTGGCGATTTTGTACCCAATTACAGTAAGGATGGTGCTAGAAGTAGTAGCACAAATCAAGAGGGCAGAAGAATGCCTCCAGATCCCATACCTAACAGGCCCTTGAGGTCAGAAAAACCCAATCACCAGCGAAAAACTTTCAACCAAGGCCGTGGTGGTGCTGACCAAGGCACTTTCAACCAAGGCCGTGGCGGCACTGGGCCTACAAGAATGGATTCTAATAAAGCTGGAAATGCATTCAATAGCAGAAGCCCTCAGCAACCTAGTAAACCTCAAGCTGCTAACCTAGATTTTCTTGAGAAATTTAAGCTGGGGTTTGATAAAGTAGAAAACACAAGTCCTCCAAAAATTGAAACCAATAACAATGATCAAGCAATGGAGTTGTCCCAACCGGAAGATGCGgatgaaatttttaagaaaatgaagGAGACTGGCCTCATCCCCAATGCAGTCTCAATGCTTCACGGCCTCTGCCAGGATGGGCTGGTCCAGGAAGCTATGAAACTGTTTAGTTTGATGCACGAGAAGGGTACCATTCCTGAAGTCATAATATACACTGCCGTCATTGAAGGTTTCTGCAAGGCTCACAAACTGGATGACGCTAAGCGCATATTTAGAAAAATGCAGGGGAATGGAATTACACCAAATGCAATTACTTATGGCGTCTTAATTCAGGGTCTTATTAAAACAAAGAACTTGGACGATGCCCTTCAGTTTTCTGTAGAGATGCTCGAGGCAGGCCATTCTCCTAATCTTGCTACCTTCACAGGCTTAGTGGATTGCTTTTGTCTGGAGAAAGGCCTGGAAGAAGCCCAAAATATGATTAGAATGCTGAAAGAGAAAAGTTTCTTCTTTGAGGATAAAGCTGTTCGAGAATATCTTGACAAGAAAGGCCCATTCTCTCAGTTGGTGTGGGATGCAATACTTGGGAAGTCATGCTAG